One Thermoanaerobacter kivui genomic window, ATCGGTATTACAAATATTCCTCCATGAGGAGCTCGAAGTTCAATGTGGAAGAGCATTGAAAGAGCACCTGTCACAGCAGAGCCCACCATTATTGAAGGTATTACCCTGAAGGGGTCTGCTGCTGCAAATGGTATAGCACCTTCTGTTATAAAGGAAGCACCTAAAACCCATGCTGCTTTACCTGCTTCTATCTCTTCCTTTGTAAATCTATTCTTGAAAAGAACAGTTGCAAGTGCAAGTCCAAGAGGAGGTGTCATACCAGCTGCCATGACCGCTGCCATTGGAGCAAAAACATTTGATGCTAAAAGACCTGTTGCAAAAGTATAAGCTGTCTTGTTTACAGGACCACCCATATCAAAAGCCATCATAAGTCCTAATATTGCTCCAAAAATCACTGCATTTGTCGAACTCATACCAGTAAGCCAGTTAGTCAAAGATGTCATTATAGCTTTCATTGGAGAACCTATTACATATATCATTAAAAGTCCAACTATTAAAGTTGATAATACTGGCAATATGAGTACTGGCATTAAACCTTCTAATGTTTTAGGAAGCTTTATTAACCTTTTCAGATAAACTATCGTATATCCTGCCAAAAATCCTGAAATGATGCCGCCTAAAAATCCCGCCCCAGTGGATACTGCCAGCATACCGCCTACCATACCGGGAACAAGACCAGGCCTATCTGCTATAGAAAATGCTATATAGCCAGACAAAATCGGAACCATCAATGCAAAGGCTGAGCCGCTGCCAATTTTCATCAAAGCCCAAGGAAGAGTTCCTTCTACCTCAAAGGCTTTATATCCCCAGAAAAAGGAAAGTGCAATTAAGATACCACCTGCAACTACAAAAGGTATCATGTAGGAAACACCTGTCATAAGGTGTTTGTAGGCACCTGTCCTTTGCGCTGACCTTTCTTTATGAATCTCCTCTACCTTTTCTACATAATCTTTTGGCTTTTCCATCTTAAGAGCCTTTTCAATAAGCCCTTTTGCATCCTTTATAGCATCTTCAACTGGTACCTCAAGTACAGGTTTTCCTACAAATCTTGATTTATCAACTTTCGTTGCAGCTGCTATTATGACAGCATCAGCAGTTTTTATATCTTCTTCAGTAAGCTGGTTTTCTGCACCTATTGACCCTTGAGTCTCTACCTTTATGTCTACTCCCATTTCTTTGGCTGCCATCTGAAGATTTTCCGCCGCCATATAGGTATGAGCAATACCTGTAGGGCAGGCTGTAACAGCAACTACCTTTTTCATAATTAATCCCCTCTCTTAAAAATTTACTTCTCAAAAGCCTTTATGACTTCCTCAGGTGTCGAAGCTCTTTCTAACTCTTCTCTCACCTCCTTATGCATCAAAGACCTTGAAAGCTCAGACAAAACTTTAAGGTGCAGCTCATCAGAGTTGTCTGGCACAGCAATTAAGAAAAATAAATGTGCAGGTTTGCCATCCATTGAGTTATAGTCTATTCCCTGGCGAGACTTTCCAAATACTATTGCTGGCTTTTTCACAAGACTGCTTTTGCCATGAGGTATTGCAACCCCATAACCTATACCTGTAGAAAACTCTTCTTCTCTTTTTTTCACCACTTCTAAAAAGCCTTCTTCATCATCTACAACTCCATTTTCTTTTAAAACACTTACTAACTCTTCCAATACTCCATTTTTGTCCTTTGCCTTTAGGTCAAAAACCATCATTTTTTCGTTCAATACATCTTTTATTTCCATTTCCCTCACCTTTCTATCCTTTCTATTTCAATCTTATCCTTTAATATATTTACCTCATCAAGGGTACCTGCTCTTGTGCCTTCTTTCATAACAACTGATGTAGATAAAGCTGCTGCTATTTTTATTGTCTCCTCAATGGGAAGTCCTTTGTATATTCCATGAGCAAAGCCTGCAACAAACGCATCTCCTGCCCCAACTGTCCCTTTTACTTCAACTTTTACAGGCATTACCCTATATATCCCTTCCTTTGTTATCACAACACTGCCGCGGCCTCCCATAGAAATCGCAACTATTTCTATACCTGAATCCTTCAGCTTTTTCCCTTCTTCAATAACCTCTTCTAAACTTTCAAGCTTTTTGCCTACTGCATCTTCTAACTCCTGCACATTAGGTTTTATCATGTAAGGCTTTTCTTCTATGCCGTATAAAAACGCTTCTTTGTCAGCATCGAGAATTATTTTTAAATCGCCGCTTTTTATTTCTCTAATTATGTCTTTGTAAAAAGTCTTTTGCACTCCTTGTGGTAAACTTCCTGAAAGCACAAGCACTTTTGACTCTTTGGCGTATTTACATATACTTTTTTTAAGTAGCTCGATTTCTTCTTCGCTTACATGAGGACCATATTCATTCAAATCAGTGACTTCCATCCTTGAAATATCAGAAATCTTTATATTTGTCCTCGTCTCATTCTTTATTTTCACAAAGTCAGTTTTTATACCTTCATCTTCTAAACAATCGATTATATATTTAGCATTAGGTCCTATAAAGCCGAGAGCAATAACATCATCTCCAAAATTTTTAAGGTTTTTGGCGACATTTATGCCTTTTCCCCCAGCATCTACTCTTGAGCGAATTACCCTATTTACATAACCAAGTTTCAAATCCTCAACAATTATTGTCCTGTCAATCGCTGGATTCGCCGTTACCGTCGTTATCATTATTTTCATCCTTTCCAAAACTTACTATATCTATATTTGCCTGTTCATATTTTCGCACTATCTCATAATCAACCTCATCATCTGTTATTATTGCCGTAATGTCTTTTATATCTGCAAATTTGACAAAAGATTTTTTACCGAATTTAGTATGGTCAGCCACTATATAAACTTCGTTTGCTACATCACACATCGCTTTCTTTGTATTGGCTTCAATTAAGTCTGGAGTCATAAGCCCATCCTCAAAAGATATAGCATTGGTCCCTATAAAGGCTTTGTCAACTTTAAACTGCTTTATCACCATTTCAGCAATTGGACCAACTAATGCCTTAGTCCTCCACCTCTGTATGCCTCCTGTTACAATAAGTTCAATATCCTCATGTTTTGAAAGTTCTATCGCAATAAGAGGAGAATTTGTGACAACAGTAAGTTTCATATTTTTAAGATTTCGCGCAATTTCAAGAGTAGTCGTACCAGCATCTAAAATTATAGAATCTCCTTCTTCTATCATTGATGCAGCAATTTTACCTATTTTTCTTTTTGCCTCAAGTTCTACATCTTCTTTTTCAAAAAATGCAGGCTCATAATGAGTACCAACATTCAATATCGCACCACCGTGAGTCCTCTGTATGAAACCCTTTTCCTCCAGCACATGCAAATCTCTTCTTATTGTAGACTCAGAAACATTAAAGATTTTACTAAGCTCCGCAACGCTTATACTTTTATCCTTACTTATAATCTCTGCAATCTTTAAGCGCCTTTCCTCGCCAAACATTCTATCAGATATACTCATATTCATTCACATCCATTCAATTTTGTCCTGCTTAATTGTGAATGATTTTGCTCAATTTTGATTATATATTATCATTTTTACTTTGTCAATAGGCAAAAAAATAAAACAGGCAATGCCTGTTTTAAAGCAAATAAAAGAGTCCCCCAAGGAGGAGGACTCTTTATAGTTGAATATTATTGTACTATTTCTATTACAAATACTTTACCTACGTCGTTAGTATAGAGGTTAACTCCTGTATCCTTTGTAATATCGCTTAATCCTTTGAGATTACCATTTGTATCTACTACTATAAAGTTAGGATCCAAGAGATATCCTTTATTGGTAGTATCAGTAATTCTTAAATTAGCTTGATCAATATTTGTTAATTTTACTCCTGAAGCAACCGTTGGCAACGCAATGTTTGCAATTTTTCCATTAGTTAATGTTAATACAACCGCTTTATGTGTATAATTTGTAGCTAATTGTGAATTTGCATCATATGTCTTTGTTTGACCATTTTCAAGAACTGTTAATCTAGTAAATGTTGAGCCATTTACGTACACATCTGCTGTACCTGTTACATATGCATAAACTGTAGATGTTGTAGTTGATACAAAAGATGCATTATTAAATACTACTACCTTTGCCACATTGTAATTATCCGCTACAATCTTAACGTTCAGGTTTGTAGCATCTTTTAGATCTGTCAGTTTTAATGCTTTATAACCATCACTTGTGTTGTTAAGAAGCACTGTGTTGTCTGTGATGTAGTATGTCGTACTACCTTCAGTTAATACTTTTGCATCAGCTTTATATGAAGCACTGCTAAATGGTTGATCATTTGCCCTCTGTATGTCATTTAATTTACCATTTGCATCAACTGTATAGGTTACTATAGTACCTTCCGCTAAGTTGACTTTATCATATACGTCGCTGTACACCGCATCAAATACTTTTTCTGCAGCATCTGGCAGTATCAACTTCACTTTTGCAAACCAAGCAGTAAATGGATCTGATTTCTCTTTAAATATAGCATAATTTACAGCTGTTGTTGTAGTTGTTGAAGATATTCCTACAATTACATTATCTTTATTAAGTATGACTGTTACTTTCTTACCTGGTTCAAGCTGATTCCATACATTATTATCAGCTACAGTATAAGAAACATTATCTATGGAAGCCTTATATGTTGAACCACTGACAGACTTTTCTGTAACAGTACCAGTTACCTGATTTCTTACAACGTATATTACTGTTCCCACAACATTTCCATTTACATCATATTGCTTGCCATAGTAGATATAATCATTAGCTTTAATATCTGTTACTTTTGATACTGCACCTGTTACTGTTACTGTTCCTTTCAATTCGTAATTAGAATCTCTATTGAGGTACTTGTCACCACTTTGTACATCATTGTACACAATTGTTGAGTTGTCATAAGAACCATTTACAATGAGATAGTTGTTGTTTATAATTGTTACTTCCGCACCTTCTTTTACAGTCACTTTAGAAACTTTTGTCAAATAGCCATTGTAAAGTACATACGCATTATCATCAACTTTTATAGCAGTTTTATTATCATCATTCTTATATACTGTTGTACCAACGGAATCTTGACCTTCTGTAAAGCTTACAACATCATTATCTCCTTCAGCAACATATACTGGGTCACCAAATCTCTCTGAGTATACAATTACTTTTTTGCCAAGATATTCTGAAAAGTCAACAAGACCTGCGTTAATAGTAGTTAATTTACCATCCTTGTCTAATACTGCAACTTTGCCTTCCTCAACTGACCTGTCTTGAGCATTTGTAGCTATTACTGTATATTCTGCCTTTGTTGCAACTTTTGAAATGAGCGGCTCTCCAAGCACTTCTTTGCCATCTACATATTTAACCATTGGTACTTCCAATGCTCTGTCCAATATTAATGCCAAGTCACCACGTTTAATTACTCCGTTGTAGGCAAGATTTAAGCCATGTACTAGTCCGAGGTCTTGAGCTTTAGCGAGATAACCATAAGGCCAGTCAAGGTCTTTGAAGCCAAGTGCTCTTAATACAAATGCCAATGCTTGTGCATATCTCAGCTCGCTATTTGGATCAAATTTACCATTTCCAACACCTTGCGCCAGCCCTAATTTGTAAGCCAAGTTAATTTGTCCAACTGCCCAGTGATTTTGTGGTACATCTTTAAATGCTGATTTCTCGCTCTTAGCCATTTCAGCTAAGTCTTCATAGCCCAGCATTCTGTTTACGAATGTAATCATCTGAGCTCTTGTAACTGGCTGATCTACACCAAATTTGCCATCTCCTACACCATTCGTGATATTAAGAGCATACAGACGAGCCACTGCTGATGCATAAGGTGCATCATCTTTCACATCGGTGAACGGTGTCGTTGCAGCAAACCCTACTGCCATCGCACTGAACACCAATGCGAACGTGAGAACCACTGCTATTAACTTTTTGAGGTTCTTCATACAGTCAATCCTCCTCCTTGTATTTGTATTTTAATTTTTATATTATTGTTTTGAAAGGCATAAGCCTTTCAAAAATTTTTTACCTATGTAAGTACATTTTAGAGTATGTAGTATGTTTTGGATAAACAACCTGATTATATTATAGCATCAGGTATTTAATGAGTCAATAATTGTTACCAATTTGTAATATTTCTGTAATATTAATTTAACATTTCTTTGAGTATTTTTTTGAATCTGGGATGAGTAGCTCTATGATGATAAAGATACTTTAATCAGCTTTTCTTTCCCATCCCATTTAACTTTATATCCTATTTGTGGAGCTACTTCTGTTAAAGGAAAATAGGAGCTACCGTTTAGAATAAATGCACCTTTTTTGCCGTTTACAATAACTTTATAGGATTTTATATCAAATGTAGTGGTGTTACTTCCTTTTAAAAGGGTTAATCTATTGTTTTGTGAATCCCAAAATACTTTCGCTTTCATGTATTTTTTCAATACAGACGAGGATATAAAGGTTTTTCCATTTAAGACTAAAATTCCGTCTTTTACTACCATAAATTCATTGTTTACAGTGCCTTCAAGGTTAGGACCTACATCACTTAAAAAGTATGGGTCACTGATTAAATTAGAATAGGTTTTTAAAATTCTTTCATCGTCCGTTATGGCATAGTTGTTTATTCTTCTGCCTTGAGGTGCATTTACCAAGTTATTTACATCAAAATAAAATATAGATTTGACCCTCGGATATTTTGTTTTTAAGCCATTGTACATGCGGGTTATTTTCTCAATTGCAAAGTCTACATAGTATTTTCCATCAGTTATAGTATAGTGAGTAGCGCCAAATTCAGAGATCTGGATAGGCTTTCTTTCACTGAAGGTGTCATAGACATAATCCAAAAGTTCCAACGGGTCTTCATGGTCTGCTTTTAAGTTTATGTTATTATTGTGATAAACTACATTGTATATATTTACTCCTACCCAATCTACATAATCATCACCAGGGTAATAGGACAATATGTTTGACTGTGGAAAGGTAAATACAGTCCATACCATCATAACGTTTGGCGCTTCTTCTTCCATCACATCGTGAACAAGTCTCCATTTTTCTATGTATTTTTTGGGATTGCCACTATAGGCAGTCCAATCCCCATTCATTTCTGAGGCAAATCGCAAAAATACAGGTATGCCAGATTCTTTTAATTTTCTTGCAAAGTTTCTTAAATATTGGTCGTCTTTTACTTGGTCCAATCCGTTATTTGGTTCGAAAGCTATATGAGCAGCTGCGCCTACTTCCTTTAACTGGTCAATCCATTTTTGAGGAAAGGGGCTTCCGTATCCAACATAAATGAAAAACGATGCATGTTTTTTGCCTGTAATCTCGTTAAATTTCTTCATGTCTCCATTTATTAAAGTGTCTTGGTATACATAAGCTCCAAGGTATACACCTTTTTTAGGCTCGTATTTTGACAGTTTGTAGTCATTTACTTCAATTAGAACTCTTATGTTTGAATTCGCAGCAAATGTTTGTTCTGCCTTTGCAGAAGTAAAAGATGCACAAGTAAAAACAAAAATTAAAATCCATAATGCAAGCTGTTTAATTTTTGTCATCTCCCTACCTCCACAACTTTATCTTTGGTTTTGTAAAATTACTTGAGGCATAACCTCTATTTCAAACATTCTACTCCAAGGGTATTTTACTTTTACTTCTATATCTTTTATACTAAAAGAGCTATTTCCCGTCTTTACTATTTCTCCAACATATTTTTTCTTTATTGTATCAATAAGGGGTTTCATCTTTATTGTAAGTTCCTCGTCGGCAGTTTTTTTATCTATGCTATCTTTACTCATGTGGTTTGACTCTGCCCATTTGTACATTTTATTTCTTACATCAGCTTGATAGGCAAAGTCATCCGCATAACGTATAAATGAAAAAGAAATAAAGCTTTTTATGGCATTTTCCTCCGCGTAAGGAGGAAGTATGCTTTTGTCAAGGATCATTTTTAAAGACATTTCAGATATAACTGTCCCTATTGTGTTGCTGGGTGTGTTCCAACCTGCATAAAGAAAAGTCAATGGGTTTAAGTCAAAGAGCACGTTGATTAGCTTTTTATCCGCCATATTAACATATGCGACATCTGCTATTCCGAAAATTTGTCCTTTACTTTTATATTTTTGTATTTCGTTTTTTATTCCTAAATTTTCATGTGTGTGGACATATAGTATACATTCACCACTTAAGTCGATTTTTCCTCCTATAAAATTAATTTTTTCTTCAACAATTTTCTTAAGGTTTGCACCT contains:
- a CDS encoding PTS fructose transporter subunit IIC, with the protein product MKKVVAVTACPTGIAHTYMAAENLQMAAKEMGVDIKVETQGSIGAENQLTEEDIKTADAVIIAAATKVDKSRFVGKPVLEVPVEDAIKDAKGLIEKALKMEKPKDYVEKVEEIHKERSAQRTGAYKHLMTGVSYMIPFVVAGGILIALSFFWGYKAFEVEGTLPWALMKIGSGSAFALMVPILSGYIAFSIADRPGLVPGMVGGMLAVSTGAGFLGGIISGFLAGYTIVYLKRLIKLPKTLEGLMPVLILPVLSTLIVGLLMIYVIGSPMKAIMTSLTNWLTGMSSTNAVIFGAILGLMMAFDMGGPVNKTAYTFATGLLASNVFAPMAAVMAAGMTPPLGLALATVLFKNRFTKEEIEAGKAAWVLGASFITEGAIPFAAADPFRVIPSIMVGSAVTGALSMLFHIELRAPHGGIFVIPIAVSNPLLYIGVIAVGTVVTALMVALLKKKVE
- a CDS encoding PTS sugar transporter subunit IIA, with amino-acid sequence MEIKDVLNEKMMVFDLKAKDKNGVLEELVSVLKENGVVDDEEGFLEVVKKREEEFSTGIGYGVAIPHGKSSLVKKPAIVFGKSRQGIDYNSMDGKPAHLFFLIAVPDNSDELHLKVLSELSRSLMHKEVREELERASTPEEVIKAFEK
- the pfkB gene encoding 1-phosphofructokinase, translating into MITTVTANPAIDRTIIVEDLKLGYVNRVIRSRVDAGGKGINVAKNLKNFGDDVIALGFIGPNAKYIIDCLEDEGIKTDFVKIKNETRTNIKISDISRMEVTDLNEYGPHVSEEEIELLKKSICKYAKESKVLVLSGSLPQGVQKTFYKDIIREIKSGDLKIILDADKEAFLYGIEEKPYMIKPNVQELEDAVGKKLESLEEVIEEGKKLKDSGIEIVAISMGGRGSVVITKEGIYRVMPVKVEVKGTVGAGDAFVAGFAHGIYKGLPIEETIKIAAALSTSVVMKEGTRAGTLDEVNILKDKIEIERIER
- a CDS encoding DeoR/GlpR family DNA-binding transcription regulator, which codes for MNMSISDRMFGEERRLKIAEIISKDKSISVAELSKIFNVSESTIRRDLHVLEEKGFIQRTHGGAILNVGTHYEPAFFEKEDVELEAKRKIGKIAASMIEEGDSIILDAGTTTLEIARNLKNMKLTVVTNSPLIAIELSKHEDIELIVTGGIQRWRTKALVGPIAEMVIKQFKVDKAFIGTNAISFEDGLMTPDLIEANTKKAMCDVANEVYIVADHTKFGKKSFVKFADIKDITAIITDDEVDYEIVRKYEQANIDIVSFGKDENNDNDGNGESSD
- a CDS encoding S-layer homology domain-containing protein translates to MKNLKKLIAVVLTFALVFSAMAVGFAATTPFTDVKDDAPYASAVARLYALNITNGVGDGKFGVDQPVTRAQMITFVNRMLGYEDLAEMAKSEKSAFKDVPQNHWAVGQINLAYKLGLAQGVGNGKFDPNSELRYAQALAFVLRALGFKDLDWPYGYLAKAQDLGLVHGLNLAYNGVIKRGDLALILDRALEVPMVKYVDGKEVLGEPLISKVATKAEYTVIATNAQDRSVEEGKVAVLDKDGKLTTINAGLVDFSEYLGKKVIVYSERFGDPVYVAEGDNDVVSFTEGQDSVGTTVYKNDDNKTAIKVDDNAYVLYNGYLTKVSKVTVKEGAEVTIINNNYLIVNGSYDNSTIVYNDVQSGDKYLNRDSNYELKGTVTVTGAVSKVTDIKANDYIYYGKQYDVNGNVVGTVIYVVRNQVTGTVTEKSVSGSTYKASIDNVSYTVADNNVWNQLEPGKKVTVILNKDNVIVGISSTTTTTAVNYAIFKEKSDPFTAWFAKVKLILPDAAEKVFDAVYSDVYDKVNLAEGTIVTYTVDANGKLNDIQRANDQPFSSASYKADAKVLTEGSTTYYITDNTVLLNNTSDGYKALKLTDLKDATNLNVKIVADNYNVAKVVVFNNASFVSTTTSTVYAYVTGTADVYVNGSTFTRLTVLENGQTKTYDANSQLATNYTHKAVVLTLTNGKIANIALPTVASGVKLTNIDQANLRITDTTNKGYLLDPNFIVVDTNGNLKGLSDITKDTGVNLYTNDVGKVFVIEIVQ
- a CDS encoding stalk domain-containing protein, which encodes MTKIKQLALWILIFVFTCASFTSAKAEQTFAANSNIRVLIEVNDYKLSKYEPKKGVYLGAYVYQDTLINGDMKKFNEITGKKHASFFIYVGYGSPFPQKWIDQLKEVGAAAHIAFEPNNGLDQVKDDQYLRNFARKLKESGIPVFLRFASEMNGDWTAYSGNPKKYIEKWRLVHDVMEEEAPNVMMVWTVFTFPQSNILSYYPGDDYVDWVGVNIYNVVYHNNNINLKADHEDPLELLDYVYDTFSERKPIQISEFGATHYTITDGKYYVDFAIEKITRMYNGLKTKYPRVKSIFYFDVNNLVNAPQGRRINNYAITDDERILKTYSNLISDPYFLSDVGPNLEGTVNNEFMVVKDGILVLNGKTFISSSVLKKYMKAKVFWDSQNNRLTLLKGSNTTTFDIKSYKVIVNGKKGAFILNGSSYFPLTEVAPQIGYKVKWDGKEKLIKVSLSS